From Salarias fasciatus chromosome 12, fSalaFa1.1, whole genome shotgun sequence, the proteins below share one genomic window:
- the tbx5b gene encoding T-box transcription factor TBX5b, with product MANGGDQFGLAERPDSDCMDSPKDTKQENHSFTLNPPSSPQTASSQQQGMEGIKVFLHDRELWTKFDEVGTEMIITKAGRRMFPSYKVKVTGLNPKTKYILLMDIVPGDDHRYKFADNKWSITGKAEPAMPGRLYVHPDSPATGAHWSRQLVSFQKLKLTNNHLDPFGHIILNSMHKYQPRLHIVKADENNGFGSKNTAFCTHVFSETAFIAVTSYQNHKITQLKIENNPFAKGFRGSDDNELHRMAKLQGKDYPVVPRSTVRQRACPTGSPFSGEGRGLRGSPEAVGSPYSCESGLNGSSPQELLSAPPAHYSLPHPHLQPGHQPQVYHCPKRKVEENCSAGSHPHPYKKHFTGGSPCEGESYYHPSSFPPPPPSLSSNPALGLTNSPYSSDLGERQACMFASSEPRMDELNCAPWSYTCPLPAAMTPMEPYPPYTPHPTYSSSPQGSRLSAIAHQSSPPLGEHIGQDSYPSQSSGPPSQSSQNVHSRPLSSPLREYPRYTPNLSPPLYHTLETHTHIRCGVPEWSAAS from the exons ATGGCAAACGGAGGGGACCAGTTCGGCCTTGCAGAGCGCCCGGACTCGGACTGCATGGATTCTCCTAAAGACACCAAGCAGGAAAATCACAGCTTCACTTTAAACCCACCATCTTCACCGCAGACTGCCTCCAGTCAGCAGCAG GGGATGGAGGGAATCAAGGTGTTCCTTCATGACAGAGAGCTTTGGACGAAGTTTGATGAAGTGGGAACTGAAATGATCATCACCAAAGCGGGAAG GAGGATGTTTCCCAGCTATAAGGTGAAGGTCACAGGACTCAACCCCAAAACCAAGTACATCCTCTTGATGGACATCGTCCCTGGAGATGACCATCGCTACAAATTCGCAGACAATAAATg GTCGATAACGGGAAAGGCAGAGCCTGCCATGCCCGGGAGGCTCTACGTTCACCCGGACTCTCCCGCCACCGGGGCGCACTGGAGCCGTCAGCTCGTCTCATTTCAGAAGCTCAAACTCACAAACAACCACCTGGACCCCTTCGGACAC ATAATACTCAACTCCATGCACAAATACCAGCCTCGTCTCCACATTGTCAAGGCGGACGAAAACAACGGGTTCGGCTCAAAAAACACTGCTTTCTGTACCCATGTCTTCTCTGAGACCGCCTTCATCGCAGTGACGTCCTATCAGAACCACAAG ATCACTCAACTGAAGATTGAGAATAATCCCTTTGCTAAGGGGTTCAGAGGCAGCGACGACAATGAGCTGCACCGCATGGCCAAGCTGCAAGG TAAGGATTACCCAGTGGTCCCTCGCAGCACCGTCCGTCAGAGGGCCTGTCCCACTGGGAGTCCCTTCAGTGGAGAAGGTCGCGGTCTGCGAGGCTCTCCCGAGGCCGTTGGGTCACCCTACAGTTGCGAGAGCGGCCTGAACGGCAGCAGCCCCCAGGAGCTCCTGAGCGCCCCGCCTGCACACTACAGCCTGCCTCACCCGCACCTGCAGCCCGGCCATCAACCCCAGGTTTACCACTGCCCCAAGAGGAAAG tcGAGGAGAATTGCTCTGCAGGAAGTCACCCTCACCCGTACAAGAAACATTTCACTGGTGGCTCACCATGTGAGGGCGAATCTTACTAccacccctcctccttccctccccctccgcccagTCTCTCCAGCAACCCTGCCCTGGGCCTCACCAACTCCCCCTACAGCTCAGACTTGGGAGAGCGTCAGGCGTGCATGTTTGCGAGCTCCGAGCCCAGAATGGACGAACTGAACTGCGCCCCGTGGTCATACACCTGTCCACTCCCCGCCGCGATGACCCCTATGGAGCCGTACCCGCCCTATACCCCTCACCCCACCTACAGCTCCAGCCCCCAGGGATCCCGACTCAGTGCGATAGCCCACCAGAGCTCCCCACCTCTGGGGGAACACATCGGCCAAGATTCCTACCCGAGCCAGAGCTCTGGACCCCCGTCCCAGAGCTCTCAAAACGTTCACAGCAGACCGCTCAGCTCTCCTCTCAGAGAGTACCCTCGCTACACGCCCAATCTGTCCCCTCCGCTGTACCACACGTTAGAGACGCACACGCACATCAGGTGTGGAGTGCCAGAGTGGAGCGCTGCGTCCTAA
- the plekha2 gene encoding pleckstrin homology domain-containing family A member 2: MPYRDRLNRVCGFLDIEEKENSCRFQRRYFILDTQGNALLWYMDNPQNLPSGASSVGSLRLTYISKVNEATAKQKPKAEFCFVINAVSRRYFLQANDETDMRDWVEALNRASKITVPKSCPAPQRSEVSSVISDGQGGKRQQAYKTEIIGGVVVHTPIQNESDEAEGRERKGSRPGVLRCGYCVKQGNVRKSWKRRFFTLDDNAVSYYKSEMDKEPLRAIPLRDIQKVHECLVKSGDLLLRDNLFEIITGSRTFYIQTDSPVEMRGWIRDIELKIQDFRGPPKGFSFTRPSSLYRSHNASCAPRGLQAEERRHALVKSCSVAPGWQPWTPVPPCDPSAPDVEDDVFTAVPAPLSLSSSSTSSSTSSSSNSLSNPAPCPSAPPPSSASILTASADAASGRRRHRSQPQPHTGCPFPFSLDDDSIRTTDV; the protein is encoded by the exons ATGCCGTACAGGGACCGGCTGAACCGCGTTTGCGGCTTCCTGGACATCGAGGAGAAGGAGAACAGCTGCCGCTTCCAGAGAAGATACTTCATCCTTGACACGCAGGGAAATGCTCTGCTGTGGTATATGGACAACCCTCAG aACCTGCCCAGCGGAGCCAGCTCTGTGGGCAGCCTGCGACTAACCTACATCTCAAAG gTAAATGAAGCTACAGCAAAGCAAAAACCCAAGGCGGAGTTTTGCTTTG TCATCAATGCCGTCTCCCGCCGGTACTTTCTCCAAGCCAACGATGAGACTGACATGAGGGACTGGGTGGAGGCGCTCAACAGGGCGAGCAAGATCACT GTGCCTAAGTCTTGTCCTGCacctcagaggtcagaggtgagcTCGGTGATCAGCGACGGGCAGGGAGGGAAGAGACAGCAGGCCTACAAGACGGAGATCATCGGCGGTGTTGTTGTGCACACCCCCATCCAG AACGAGAGCGACGAGgcggaggggagagagaggaagggcagCAGGCCAGGCGTGCTGAGATGTGGTTACTGTGTTAAACAAGGAAATGTG aggaagagctggaagaggcGGTTTTTCACCCTCGATGACAACGCAGTCAGTTACTACAAATCCGAGATG GATAAGGAGCCTCTCCGAGCGATACCACTGAGGGACATTCAGAAGGTCCACGAATGTCTCGTCAAGTCTGG GGATCTCCTGCTGAGAGACAACCTCTTCGAGATCATCACTGGCTCCAGAACGTTCTACATCCAG ACGGACTCCCCTGTGGAGATGCGTGGGTGGATCAGGGACATTGAGCTGAAGATCCAGGATTTCCGAGGCCCCCCGAAG GGTTTCTCATTTACACGTCCCTCTTCTCTCTACCGGAGTCACAATGCGTCCTGCGCTCCTCGCGGCCTACAGGCCGAGGAGCGCAGACACGCGCTGGTCAAGTCTTGCTCCGTGGCGCCGGGCTGGCAGCCGTGGACCCCCGTCCCGCCGTGTGACCCCTCTGCCCCCGACGTGGAGGACGACGTGTTCACCGCCGTCCCCGCgccgctctccctctcttcctcctccacctcctcgtccacctcctcctcctccaactccCTCTCCAACCCGGCGCCCTGCCCCAGCGCGCCCCCTCCGTCTTCGGCCAGCATCCTCACGGCGTCGGCGGACGCGGCAAGCGGACGCCGGAGGCACCGCTCGCAGCCTCAGCCTCACACCGGCTGCCCGTTCCCCTTCAGCCTGGACGACGACAGCATCCGCACCACGGACGTCTAG